Proteins found in one Populus alba chromosome 14, ASM523922v2, whole genome shotgun sequence genomic segment:
- the LOC118041202 gene encoding rho GTPase-activating protein 3 isoform X2: MTRLFRSKSCGLVGLTESNSASPPTPFFHRNGTEDGEEDEDEDDEEELYSDASGNPISTPFIGSREGTGGSERGRNGNSNKEFAILDVLVTALRKSLVTCSVEREDVSSMDISWPTEVRHLSHVTFDRFNGFLGLPTEFEPEVPCKVPSASANVFGVSAKSMQCSHDDKGNSVPTILLMMQKRLYAEGGLKAEGIFRINAENGREEYVRNQLNKGVVPRGIEVHCLAGLIKAWFRELPSGVLDSITPEQVMHCNTEDDCTQLVEQLPLTEAALLDWAINLMADVVEHEQYNKMNARNIAMVFAPNMTQMADPLTALIHAVQVMNLLKTLILKTLQEREESNAKLRLLSTCSDSPGDKSEPCHSNLNSKEFCKISLNAGAPEIPSTGFDRSLRKIMQV; this comes from the exons ATGACCCGGCTTTTCCGATCCAAATCTTGCGGACTCGTCGGACTCACCGAGTCCAACTCTGCCTCCCCTCCAACTCCCTTCTTTCACCGAAACGGCACTGAAGACGGAGAAGAGGACGAGGacgaagatgatgaagaagaattaTATAGTGATGCTTCTGGAAACCCGATATCAACGCCGTTTATTGGGTCGAGAGAAGGAACGGGAGGGAGTGAGAGAGGTCGAAACGGAAATAGCAATAAAGAGTTTGCAATTCTGGATGTTTTGGTAACGGCGTTAAGGAAGTCGTTGGTGACATGCAGCGTGGAAAGAGAGGATGTTTCTTCCATGGATATAAGCTGGCCTACTGAAGTTAGGCACTTGTCTCACGTGACTTTTGATAGGTTTAATGGTTTCCTTGGTTTGCCTACTGAGTTTGAGCCTGAGGTTCCTTGCAAGGTCCCTAGCGCCag TGCAAATGTATTTGGTGTTTCTGCCAAGTCGATGCAATGTTCTCATGATGACAAAGGGAACAGTGTTCCGACTATTCTTCTGATGATGCAAAAGCGTTTATATGCAGAAGGAGGACTTAAG GCAGAAGGGATTTTCCGAATAAATGCTGAGAATGGTCGGGAGGAGTATGTCAGAAACCAGCTAAACAAAGGTGTAGTGCCTCGTGGAATTGAAGTCCATTGCTTGGCAGGTTTAATAAAG GCATGGTTTAGAGAACTACCCTCTGGGGTTCTCGATTCTATCACACCAGAACAGGTAATGCACTGCAACACCGAAGATGACTGCACTCAACTTGTGGAGCAACTTCCTCTGACAGAAGCTGCACTACTTGATTGGGCAATCAATTTGATGGCAGATGTCGTGGAGCACGAGCAGTATAACAAGATGAATGCACGCAACATTGCTATGGTTTTTGCACCCAACATGACGCAG ATGGCTGATCCTTTGACCGCATTGATTCATGCCGTGCAAGTAATGAACTTGCTCAAGACATTGATCTTAAAAACACTCCAGGAAAGAGAGGAATCCAATGCAAAGCTTAGGTTGCTCTCGACATGCTCAGATTCCCCAGGCGACAAGAGTGAACCCTGTCATTCAAACTTAAACAGCAAAGAATTCTGTAAAATATCACTCAACGCTGGTGCACCTGAGATACCTTCCACTG GTTTTGACAGAAGTCTAAGGAAAATTATGCAGGTTTGA
- the LOC118041202 gene encoding rho GTPase-activating protein 3 isoform X1 — MTRLFRSKSCGLVGLTESNSASPPTPFFHRNGTEDGEEDEDEDDEEELYSDASGNPISTPFIGSREGTGGSERGRNGNSNKEFAILDVLVTALRKSLVTCSVEREDVSSMDISWPTEVRHLSHVTFDRFNGFLGLPTEFEPEVPCKVPSASANVFGVSAKSMQCSHDDKGNSVPTILLMMQKRLYAEGGLKAEGIFRINAENGREEYVRNQLNKGVVPRGIEVHCLAGLIKAWFRELPSGVLDSITPEQVMHCNTEDDCTQLVEQLPLTEAALLDWAINLMADVVEHEQYNKMNARNIAMVFAPNMTQMADPLTALIHAVQVMNLLKTLILKTLQEREESNAKLRLLSTCSDSPGDKSEPCHSNLNSKEFCKISLNAGAPEIPSTGKFLRSATMNRLESNTEEKYWRFQKKGDGEEEFKPVSSSSPPLSERGTLDSGCKGEYDSGDWLSFRKGVRRLCIHPVFQLSKPVKKTRGIGIVNTRGRGGEAWA; from the exons ATGACCCGGCTTTTCCGATCCAAATCTTGCGGACTCGTCGGACTCACCGAGTCCAACTCTGCCTCCCCTCCAACTCCCTTCTTTCACCGAAACGGCACTGAAGACGGAGAAGAGGACGAGGacgaagatgatgaagaagaattaTATAGTGATGCTTCTGGAAACCCGATATCAACGCCGTTTATTGGGTCGAGAGAAGGAACGGGAGGGAGTGAGAGAGGTCGAAACGGAAATAGCAATAAAGAGTTTGCAATTCTGGATGTTTTGGTAACGGCGTTAAGGAAGTCGTTGGTGACATGCAGCGTGGAAAGAGAGGATGTTTCTTCCATGGATATAAGCTGGCCTACTGAAGTTAGGCACTTGTCTCACGTGACTTTTGATAGGTTTAATGGTTTCCTTGGTTTGCCTACTGAGTTTGAGCCTGAGGTTCCTTGCAAGGTCCCTAGCGCCag TGCAAATGTATTTGGTGTTTCTGCCAAGTCGATGCAATGTTCTCATGATGACAAAGGGAACAGTGTTCCGACTATTCTTCTGATGATGCAAAAGCGTTTATATGCAGAAGGAGGACTTAAG GCAGAAGGGATTTTCCGAATAAATGCTGAGAATGGTCGGGAGGAGTATGTCAGAAACCAGCTAAACAAAGGTGTAGTGCCTCGTGGAATTGAAGTCCATTGCTTGGCAGGTTTAATAAAG GCATGGTTTAGAGAACTACCCTCTGGGGTTCTCGATTCTATCACACCAGAACAGGTAATGCACTGCAACACCGAAGATGACTGCACTCAACTTGTGGAGCAACTTCCTCTGACAGAAGCTGCACTACTTGATTGGGCAATCAATTTGATGGCAGATGTCGTGGAGCACGAGCAGTATAACAAGATGAATGCACGCAACATTGCTATGGTTTTTGCACCCAACATGACGCAG ATGGCTGATCCTTTGACCGCATTGATTCATGCCGTGCAAGTAATGAACTTGCTCAAGACATTGATCTTAAAAACACTCCAGGAAAGAGAGGAATCCAATGCAAAGCTTAGGTTGCTCTCGACATGCTCAGATTCCCCAGGCGACAAGAGTGAACCCTGTCATTCAAACTTAAACAGCAAAGAATTCTGTAAAATATCACTCAACGCTGGTGCACCTGAGATACCTTCCACTGGTAAGTTCTTGAGGTCTGCCACTATGAATAGATTAGAATCCAACACTGAGGAAAAATATTGGAGATTTCAGAAGAAAGGTGATGGAGAAGAGGAATTTAAGCCTGTTTCAAGTAGCAGCCCCCCCTTATCTGAAAGGGGCACCCTAGACAGTGGATGCAAAGGCGAATATGATAGTGGAGACTGGCTAAGTTTTAGAAAAGGGGTGAGGAGGCTATGCATACACCCTGTATTTCAGTTGAGTAAACCAGTTAAGAAGACTCGTGGTATTGGAATTGTAAATACTAGGGGAAGAGGCGGAGAAGCTTGGGCGTGA